From a single Acidobacteriota bacterium genomic region:
- a CDS encoding DUF2520 domain-containing protein: protein MKRVAIVGVGRVGGAFALALDRCGYTVNELITRDGSVPSVMEHLSRPALVTGIEHSEGISADIVIITTSDPDIETATTSVLPRLAKQAMVFHTSGSLSSDVLSVVEKRGHATGSIHPLIAVSDAVAGAAAFSGAYFCIEGSEVAVQGGREIVAQLGGHEIVVETTKKPLYHAAAVMSAGHLVALLTTAHRLIAMAGVDPDRGKEALLVLSRSAIDNLSHKRPEEALTGTFARLDIAAFRRHLELLGAGAEGFGKDIYLALAAASMELVRETEENKELRDHLIEELNMAKANSK from the coding sequence GTGAAACGAGTTGCGATTGTTGGGGTCGGACGGGTTGGCGGAGCTTTTGCTCTGGCTTTGGATCGCTGCGGCTACACGGTCAATGAACTCATCACCCGCGATGGAAGTGTTCCCAGCGTGATGGAGCACCTTTCGCGCCCAGCTCTGGTTACCGGCATTGAACACAGCGAAGGAATTTCAGCGGACATTGTGATCATCACTACGTCCGATCCGGACATCGAAACGGCGACCACCTCCGTACTACCTCGGCTTGCTAAGCAAGCGATGGTATTCCATACAAGTGGTTCACTCAGCTCAGACGTACTTTCTGTCGTTGAAAAACGGGGGCACGCGACCGGTTCGATCCATCCACTTATCGCGGTGAGTGATGCTGTCGCAGGGGCAGCGGCTTTCTCAGGCGCCTATTTTTGTATTGAAGGATCAGAGGTCGCAGTGCAGGGGGGTCGCGAGATCGTCGCTCAACTTGGCGGTCACGAGATCGTTGTTGAGACCACTAAAAAGCCACTTTATCATGCTGCCGCAGTCATGTCGGCCGGACACTTGGTGGCATTGCTTACCACCGCTCACAGACTCATTGCTATGGCAGGCGTCGATCCGGATCGGGGCAAAGAGGCTCTGCTAGTGCTTTCAAGATCTGCGATAGATAATCTTTCACACAAACGACCGGAGGAGGCTCTTACCGGGACGTTTGCCCGGCTCGACATTGCCGCCTTTCGCCGTCACCTAGAACTACTGGGGGCTGGAGCTGAGGGATTTGGCAAGGATATTTACTTGGCGCTCGCCGCCGCGTCCATGGAATTGGTTCGAGAAACCGAAGAGAACAAAGAGCTTCGAGACCATCTCATCGAAGAGTTAAATATGGCTAAAGCGAATAGCAAATGA
- a CDS encoding transcriptional repressor has product MAEFEKEKEIFLEHIRKSGLRRTGQRDLILEIFLRTEDHLTSEDLYWLVQKEDPSVGHTTVYRTLKLLTEAGLAREVRFGDNKTYYEHHYDHEHHDHLICTSCGKVVEFYSPKIEELQDTIAEQQGFTLSHHSLRMWGLCESCSLSKAEVSTAPSGAQPKVRVRTVIGGY; this is encoded by the coding sequence GTGGCAGAGTTCGAAAAAGAAAAGGAAATCTTTCTGGAACACATCCGAAAGTCCGGCCTGCGTAGGACCGGTCAGCGTGATTTGATCCTGGAGATCTTCCTCCGAACGGAGGATCATTTAACGAGCGAAGACCTCTATTGGCTGGTCCAGAAAGAGGATCCGTCCGTTGGGCACACCACGGTTTATCGCACGCTTAAACTGCTTACTGAGGCTGGCCTCGCACGAGAGGTTCGGTTCGGCGACAACAAGACCTATTACGAGCACCATTACGACCACGAGCATCACGATCATTTGATCTGCACATCGTGCGGTAAAGTTGTCGAGTTTTATTCCCCCAAGATCGAAGAGCTACAGGACACGATCGCGGAGCAGCAGGGCTTCACGCTTTCGCATCATAGTCTCAGGATGTGGGGACTTTGTGAGTCATGCTCACTTTCAAAGGCGGAAGTTTCAACAGCACCCTCCGGGGCGCAACCAAAAGTCAGGGTAAGAACAGTGATTGGCGGATATTGA
- a CDS encoding mechanosensitive ion channel family protein — MDQNKLLNRILPTFLFIILVSIVLFLLPRIEATTLEYIGGMYARSVTSEMFFVSLQSFASYLFPTLKILFWMSLVVAIVRLLTAIILATVLRSVAHSEIVSLTRTVVSVLVYITAFFVIFQSHFPDVQLAALFTGSTIVGIVVGLALQDTLGNFFSGVALQADHPFQVGDVISVASRAKGVVESVTWRGVKIRTFQDKLIIISNSVIGKEVIEVAPKDNLNARLVFFNTEYGFSPSRTAKLVREAVRNISNVSPLKRPIVRIRDLAESGIDWEIKYWCEDYRRHNDTDAVIRQTVWYLFTRESIRFAFPTRTVHVEGAASPIAHEERSARSSEAIASVPIFAPLSENDLDELATHAVARVFAPGEVIVEQGKSGGSMFIITQGGVRIEHVEGGDRHVLTRLGTGDFFGEMSLLTGEKRSASVIADDETQVIEIRKKELAPILKKDPSLAERIAEIVELRRNELSAIEDRHHEDKTPNKQGILLSVKQFFGLRK, encoded by the coding sequence ATGGACCAAAATAAACTTCTTAACCGCATTCTTCCGACCTTTTTGTTCATCATCCTGGTTTCGATAGTTCTTTTTCTCCTTCCTCGAATCGAAGCCACAACTCTCGAATATATCGGCGGTATGTACGCACGAAGCGTTACTTCCGAGATGTTCTTCGTAAGCCTTCAGTCTTTCGCGTCATACCTCTTTCCAACACTTAAGATTCTCTTCTGGATGTCGCTCGTTGTCGCCATCGTTAGATTGCTCACGGCTATCATCCTCGCGACCGTGCTGAGGTCGGTCGCCCACTCAGAGATCGTCTCCTTAACCCGCACGGTGGTCTCGGTTCTGGTATATATAACCGCCTTTTTTGTCATCTTTCAGTCGCATTTTCCGGATGTTCAGCTCGCTGCACTTTTCACAGGTTCAACCATAGTCGGCATCGTGGTCGGACTTGCTCTCCAGGACACGCTTGGGAATTTCTTTTCGGGCGTTGCCCTTCAGGCAGATCATCCATTTCAGGTAGGCGATGTGATCTCGGTCGCGAGTAGAGCGAAAGGCGTTGTTGAGTCAGTGACCTGGCGAGGCGTCAAGATCCGCACCTTTCAGGACAAATTGATCATAATCAGCAACTCCGTGATCGGAAAAGAGGTTATCGAAGTCGCTCCAAAGGACAACCTTAACGCACGTCTGGTCTTTTTCAATACGGAGTATGGGTTTTCGCCGTCGCGAACGGCTAAGCTAGTTCGTGAGGCGGTCCGAAATATCTCAAACGTCTCGCCGCTGAAGCGTCCGATCGTGCGAATTCGCGATCTCGCCGAGAGCGGCATCGATTGGGAGATCAAGTATTGGTGCGAAGATTACCGTCGGCATAACGACACGGATGCGGTGATCCGACAAACGGTCTGGTACCTTTTCACCCGAGAGAGCATCAGGTTCGCATTCCCAACCCGGACTGTTCACGTTGAAGGTGCCGCGTCGCCGATTGCTCATGAAGAACGCTCCGCACGTTCATCTGAGGCCATCGCAAGTGTGCCGATCTTTGCGCCGCTTTCAGAAAACGACCTGGATGAGTTGGCCACCCACGCCGTAGCCCGCGTGTTTGCTCCCGGCGAAGTGATAGTTGAACAAGGCAAATCAGGAGGGTCGATGTTCATCATCACGCAAGGCGGCGTCAGGATCGAACATGTCGAGGGTGGCGATAGGCACGTCCTGACGCGTCTCGGCACCGGTGACTTTTTTGGAGAGATGAGTCTACTAACCGGCGAGAAGCGTTCGGCAAGTGTTATTGCGGACGACGAAACGCAGGTCATCGAAATAAGGAAGAAAGAACTCGCTCCTATTCTAAAGAAGGATCCCTCTCTTGCAGAGAGAATCGCCGAGATCGTTGAACTGCGAAGGAACGAGCTTTCCGCGATCGAGGATAGACATCACGAGGACAAGACCCCTAATAAACAGGGGATCCTTCTGTCTGTAAAACAATTCTTTGGTCTGCGGAAATGA